One part of the Populus alba chromosome 18, ASM523922v2, whole genome shotgun sequence genome encodes these proteins:
- the LOC118052073 gene encoding uncharacterized protein, with protein MDWKSTEQASMERHAPNHSSSTSSSIPATENTVWADASPLLETVCKELRDGELIHGENFNLYAAMSALEIMDPKMDSGIINKYASVDEAIEDGLAPVPISLDKTVDVQCIIDIIDQLLACEATWHKGHSLAQTVFSCSYLLRPERTLSHALLDSYCKVIRATCKAVTSIVSDARTHEEEDLFTMAYGLPLNVEGDEKCLSLLNAVEENISRQLRACKALPSKRKPLEDIEPLQNNFELEEGYCKALLCRLRFRKHFCHVLTCMRRPQGRGLELARKHIASCISELGSILNSAEFLMSNAYGTCEDGTEDRTTASGCQAIGFDANLNSRISAPTPPRSIKILSWKKAIEYFEKLLHHLDIICSYLLDPSLDVLLRFVAQFQKAQPDLVARVHLQLLLVQDGKLYGRYPILAVIIRAARLPEVIMRHDIQKNEYVVQLGQIVINMLKILCTNAAWQRRKLGKILQDWRAIYVQLELAFRKEFGEGSSISNGENASAGILKHILIWVEEQTYWIAHRFLVLGFELELYSPSEYCMVYWYLYVVLIRLAEKTHLKMTVSDGSAKQKGKKRKDSPKDLAREARIPPAILFLQCQLCLAEGLALLLAALRNELMVLQSPSPFNSEHERFIQHFELLQKACIPDLISYPSFKESTSRARFSSLVMCNYFKDAQKIAKEVKSSFLNDPDRLAELCILEQVAEHNSVALNVISRVGAHDPSLKVSFEFIHHPCFATVVVKRS; from the exons ATGGACTGGAAGAGCACAGAACAAGCATCGATGGAGCGTCACGCACCGAATCactcctcctccacctcctcaTCAATTCCTGCAACTGAAAACACTGTTTGGGCCGACGCGTCGCCTCTTCTTGAAACCGTTTGTAAAG AATTACGCGACGGTGAGCTAATTCATGGCGAGAATTTCAACCTATATGCCGCAATGTCTGCTCTAGAG aTTATGGACCCGAAGATGGATTCTGGAATCATCAACAAGTATGCTTCTGTTGATGAAGCGATCGAAGACGGTTTGGCTCCTGTACCTATTAGCCTTGACAAAACTGTTGATGTTCAGTGCATCATCGACATCATCGACCAACTCTTAGCGTGTGAG GCAACATGGCACAAGGGTCACTCGTTGGCACAGACTGTTTTTTCATGCTCCTACCTTCTGAGACCAGAGAGGACATTATCACATGCCCTATTAGATTCTTATTGCAAAGTCATCCGTGCAACGTGCAAGGCAGTGACTTCAATTGTCTCAGATGCACGCACACATGAA GAAGAGGATCTGTTTACAATGGCTTATGGCCTTCCTCTTAATGTGGAAGGAGATGAAAAGTGCTTGTCGTTGTTAAATGCTGTCGAAGAGAATATTTCTCGCCAGCTGCGAGCTTGCAAAGCTCTGCCCTCCAAAAGAAAACCATTAGAGG ATATAGAGCCtctacaaaataattttgaactGGAAGAAGGCTACTGCAAAGCATTGTTATGCCGCTTACGCTTTCGTAAG CACTTTTGCCATGTTTTAACCTGCATGAGGCGACCTCAAGGAAGAGGTCTAGAGTTGGCAAGAAAACATATAGCTTCCTGCATTTCAGAGCTAGGAAGCATTCTTAACTCAGCAGAATTCCTAATGTCTAATGCCTATGGAACTTGTGAAGATGGCACAGAAGATCGAACAACTGCTTCTGGCTGTCAAGCTATTGGGTTTGATGCTAATTTAAACAGCAGAATTTCGGCCCCAACTCCACCACGTTCAATTAAAATTCTTAGTTGGAAAAAG GCCAtcgaatattttgaaaaacttcTTCATCATCTAGATATCATATGTTCATACCTGTTGGACCCTTCCTTGGATGTTCTTTTGCGCTTTGTGGCTCAATTTCAAAAAGCACAGCCTGATTTGGTTGCAAGAGTGCATCTCCAG CTTCTGTTGGTTCAAGATGGAAAACTCTATGGGCGGTATCCTATCTTAGCTGTGATTATTAGAGCTGCACGGTTGCCTGAGGTCATTATGCGCCATGATATTCAGAAGAATGAATATGTTGTGCAGTTAGGACAG ATAGTGATCAACATGCTCAAAATTCTTTGCACAAATGCTGCATGGCAGAGGCGTAAACTTGGAAAGATTTTACAAGATTGGCGTGCTATCTATGTACAG CTAGAGCTTGCATTCAGAAAGGAGTTTGGAGAAGGCTCGAGCATTTCAAATGGCGAG aatgcatcaGCAGGAATATTAAAACACATCCTCATTTGGGTGGAGGAGCAAACTTATTGGATTGCCCACCGATTTCTCGTTCTTGGTTTCGAATTAGAGCTCTATTCTCCCAGCGAATATTGCATGGTGTATTGGTATTTATATGTTGTCTTGATCAGGCTTGCAGAGAAAACACATCTGAAGATGACAGTGAGTGATGGCAGTG CTaaacaaaagggaaagaaaagaaaggattcTCCGAAAGATCTGGCTAGAGAAGCTCGGATCCCACCAGCAATCTTGTTTCTTCAATGCCAATTATGTCTTGCTGAAGGACTTGCACTG CTACTCGCTGCTCTGAGGAATGAACTGATGGTCTTGCAATCTCCCAGCCCCTTTAATTCTGAACATGAG agGTTTATACAGCATTTTGAACTTCTACAAAAAGCTTGTATCCCTGATCTCATTTCATACCCCTCATTCAAGGAATCAACTTCCCGTGCTCGCTTCTCC AGTTTGGTGATGTGTAATTACTTCAAGGATGCTCAGAAGATTGCAAAGGAGGTCAAGAGTAGTTTTCTTAACGACCCGGACAGATTAGCTGAACTTTGCATATTGGAGCAGGTTGCCGAGCACAATAGTGTTGCCCTAAATGTGATTTCCAGAGTCGGAGCTCATGACCCGTCCCTCAAGGTTTCTTTCGAGTTCATCCACCACCCGTGTTTTGCCACTGTTGTTGTCAAGAGATCTTGA
- the LOC118052074 gene encoding putative clathrin assembly protein At5g35200: protein MSGGGTQNSLRRALGALKDTTTVSLAKVNSDYKELDIAIVKATNHYERPAKERHIRAIFAAVSATRPRADVAYCIHALARRLSRTHNWAVALKTLIVIHRALREVDQTFHEEIINYGRSRSHMLNMAHFKDDSSPNAWDYSAWVRTYALFLEERLECFRVLKYDVEMDRPRTKDLDTVEILEQLPALQQLLFRILGCQPQGAAANNFVIQLALQLVASESIRVYQAINDATANLVDKFFEMQRPDAAKALEIYRRACQQAERLSEFYEICKSMYIGRGEKFIKIEQPPLSFLQTMEEYVRDAPRVTTALKDQFVDNKIAAPKEILAIEYKKEPEVKEERPPSPPPPEPVKVEEPVAQPPDLLGLDDPVPVASELDEKNALALAIVPVAEQQSSPVPTHANGTTGWELALVTAPSSNESTAAASKLAGGLDKLTLDSLYDDAIRRSNQPVSYNPWEPVPVANPMMQTAVHDPFFASNTVAAPHSVQMSQMASQQQAFMLQQQQQQQQMMMMMMMGQQQQQPSNHFGNTYGSSVHPYGSGMPPVQAYNPYSG, encoded by the exons ATGTCAGGAGGTGGAACCCAGAACAGTTTGAGGAGAGCACTTGGTGCCCTCAAGGATACTACCACTGTTTCATTGGCCAAAGTCAATAGTGATTACAAG GAATTGGATATTGCTATAGTTAAGGCCACAAATCACTATGAACGACCTGCAAAGGAAAGACACATTAGAG CTATTTTTGCTGCCGTTTCAGCTACTAGACCTCGTGCTGATGTTGCATATTGCATCCATGCTCTTGCACGGCGTTTATCAAGGACACATAACTGGGCG GTTGCATTGAAAACTTTAATCGTTATTCATCGGGCTTTGAGAGAAGTCGACCAGACATTCCACGAGGAGATCATTAATTATGGAAGAAGCCGAAGCCATATGCTTAACATGGCCCATTTCAAAGATGATTCCAGTCCAAATg CATGGGATTATTCTGCCTGGGTTCGCACCTATGCCTTATTTTTGGAGGAGAGGTTGGAATGCTTTCGCGTGTTGAAGTATGATGTTGAGATGGATCGACCT CGGACCAAAGATCTGGACACAGTTGAAATACTGGAGCAACTGCCAGCTTTGCAACAGCTTCTTTTCCGCATTCTTGGTTGTCAG CCACAAGGGGCAGCAGCCAATAACTTTGTCATTCAGTTGGCACTCCAATTG GTGGCTTCCGAGAGCATTAGAGTTTATCAAGCTATAAATGATGCTACTGCCAATTTGGTTGACAAG TTCTTTGAGATGCAACGCCCTGATGCTGCAAAGGCTCTGGAAATTTATAGAAGGGCTTGTCAGCAG GCAGAGAGACTTTCAGAATTTTACGAGATATGTAAAAGCATGTATATTGGGCGTGGAGAAAAGTTTATAAAGATCGAGCAG CCTCCTTTATCATTCCTACAAACCATGGAAGAGTATGTGCGAGATGCTCCAAGGGTGACAACAGCTCTGAAGGATCAG TTCGTTGATAATAAAATTGCTGCCCCTAAGGAAATCTTAGCCATAGAGTACAAGAAGGAACCAGAAGTAAAGGAGGAACGGCCACCATCACCACCTCCACCTGAACCAGTAAAGGTGGAAGAGCCTGTTGCTCAACCACCTGATTTGTTG GGGTTGGATGATCCTGTTCCAGTTGCTTCAGAGCTAGATGAGAAGAATGCCCTGGCTCTTGCAATTGTTCCAGTTG CTGAACAACAAAGTTCCCCTGTCCCAACACATGCAAATGGAACTACAGGCTGGGAGCTGGCGCTTGTCACGGCTCCTAGTTCAAATGAAAGTACTGCTGCTGCTAGCAAACTG GCTGGAGGGCTTGATAAACTTACATTAGACAGCCTCTATGATGATGCAATTAGAAGGAGCAATCAGCCAGTGAGCTACAATCCTTGGGAGCCAGTCCCAGTGGCTAATCCCATGATGCAAACAGCCGTACATGATCCTTTCTTTGCATCCAACACAGTTGCTGCACCACATTCAGTGCAAATGTCCCAAATGGCCAGCCAACAGCAAGCTTTCAtgttgcagcagcagcagcagcagcagcagatgatgatgatgatgatgatgggccAGCAACAACAGCAACCTTCAAATCATTTTGGAAACACTTATGGAAGCAGTGTCCACCCCTATGGCTCAGGTATGCCACCTGTTCAAGCATACAATCCATATTCGGGCTGA